A genome region from Methanococcoides burtonii DSM 6242 includes the following:
- a CDS encoding ABC transporter ATP-binding protein: MDTILSLNNVSKKFGNMPVLKDIDLDIKKGEFVALLGANGAGKTTLVKIMSALSSPSEGTVMVNGNDISNDQGSLRGIIGVISHETYLYNDLTAVENLHFFGQMYSIASENLEARINGLLEEVELVKRADDRVSTFSRGMKQRLSIARALLHEPSILFLDEPYTGLDQHAAHTFEKVLLELDPKDTTRLMITHDINRAYHMCDRVIILDKGSIVFDSLMSQVVSAEELRDIYSSHVGDYDTF, encoded by the coding sequence ATGGATACTATACTGTCTCTAAATAATGTCTCAAAGAAGTTCGGCAACATGCCTGTACTAAAAGACATTGATCTGGACATAAAGAAAGGGGAGTTCGTAGCTTTGCTGGGTGCTAACGGAGCAGGCAAAACAACCCTTGTAAAGATCATGTCAGCTCTATCCTCTCCTTCTGAAGGTACTGTAATGGTCAATGGCAATGACATTTCAAACGACCAGGGTTCATTGAGGGGTATCATAGGTGTCATTTCCCATGAAACCTACCTCTACAACGACCTGACCGCAGTAGAGAACCTGCACTTCTTTGGACAGATGTATAGTATTGCCAGTGAGAATCTTGAAGCTCGTATCAATGGACTACTGGAAGAGGTCGAGCTTGTTAAAAGAGCAGATGATCGTGTATCCACATTTTCCAGAGGTATGAAGCAGCGACTTTCCATCGCAAGGGCACTTTTACATGAGCCTTCAATTCTTTTTCTGGATGAACCTTATACAGGACTTGACCAACACGCAGCCCACACATTTGAAAAAGTGTTGCTGGAACTTGACCCAAAGGACACCACAAGACTGATGATAACCCATGACATCAACAGAGCGTACCACATGTGTGACCGTGTTATCATACTTGACAAGGGAAGTATTGTCTTCGACAGCCTTATGTCTCAAGTGGTCTCTGCGGAAGAACTGAGGGACATATACTCATCACACGTGGGTGACTAT
- a CDS encoding COG1361 S-layer family protein, which produces MGINIESCGSKAPEDITFEIISIPSDIIITEDLVTKIPKLSYSTSERHLTYHMRTTTDANPGPHIIKMRLTYPNIELETTKYYEVEISIIGEDAEPRISSVKTNPEYIYEGDTVDLRLGIENFGEAIAKSVSVSLEHEFKGIKNSTIGTIGMNGTQTALFKFKANRSGEFEIPVIIEYEDDFGKQKDEYAITITVLDKKGSLNLASVKVDPVLPYMGDTVELTMRIENSGERTINSIRVYVDHPFKGLKESFIGTLDPNEDGPVVITFIADQAGEYEIPVTITYSDDFGEDQIETKINLIVLESNSGAGTAAIVLLVLGVIGGLIYNNYRTKKSKDEIIKQLMEGSGNSANNKK; this is translated from the coding sequence TTGGGAATTAATATTGAGAGCTGCGGTTCTAAAGCTCCTGAAGACATTACCTTTGAGATAATCAGCATACCTTCGGACATCATAATTACAGAAGATCTTGTTACCAAAATTCCTAAATTATCTTATAGTACAAGTGAAAGGCATCTGACATATCACATGAGGACAACTACTGATGCCAACCCTGGCCCCCATATCATAAAGATGAGATTAACATATCCAAATATAGAATTGGAAACAACAAAATATTATGAAGTTGAGATCAGTATAATAGGCGAAGACGCTGAACCAAGAATATCTTCTGTCAAAACCAATCCTGAATATATCTATGAGGGAGATACAGTTGACTTAAGATTAGGCATAGAAAACTTTGGGGAAGCAATTGCAAAATCTGTGTCGGTTAGCTTAGAGCATGAGTTTAAAGGAATTAAGAATTCTACAATTGGAACTATTGGCATGAATGGCACTCAAACTGCATTGTTCAAATTCAAGGCAAACAGGTCAGGAGAGTTTGAGATACCTGTCATTATAGAGTATGAGGATGATTTTGGCAAGCAAAAGGATGAATATGCCATTACAATAACCGTGCTTGACAAAAAAGGGAGTTTGAATCTTGCATCTGTAAAGGTCGATCCTGTACTTCCTTACATGGGTGATACTGTAGAATTGACCATGAGGATCGAAAACTCTGGTGAAAGGACAATAAATTCAATAAGGGTCTATGTTGACCATCCATTCAAAGGATTAAAAGAATCCTTCATAGGAACTCTTGATCCAAATGAAGACGGACCTGTAGTAATTACTTTTATAGCTGATCAGGCAGGAGAATATGAGATCCCTGTGACCATAACGTATAGTGATGATTTTGGAGAAGATCAAATTGAAACAAAGATCAATCTTATAGTCCTGGAAAGTAATAGTGGAGCAGGAACAGCTGCAATTGTTTTGCTTGTCCTCGGAGTTATTGGAGGATTAATTTACAATAATTATAGAACAAAAAAGTCAAAAGATGAGATAATTAAGCAGTTAATGGAAGGCAGCGGGAACTCTGCTAATAACAAAAAATAA
- a CDS encoding ABC transporter permease, translating to MINDIRVGSLIAYCSVKRGNKKTLMFIVFVLSLIFMNLVFLPSMLGGMTGLFTGMMQDYPYGDIVIEPTGDNSYINNADSVLQKVRAVEGVRAATKRLDAGASIEYKQKVVGVSITGLLPTEEYDISRYPYIISEGDFLGELSRDEIIIGAMIAGTGFGSEIYDNLGEVRPGSLVDVTYSNGVKKTYKVKGIMTGGLELVDLNALVHYKEIEDVYGLEGSEATSVVVRVNKQGTEEQVQGKIRDAGVNEQVFTWSDKSETLIKQAMQSIGAIDIMSKFVSLVVAAALILIIIYINILNRKKEIGILKAVGITPRSIVLSYAFLSTFYVSLGILAGLVLYFSLMLYFQANPVVFYETMKISPLIDPMLLIQSIVTMLTLSVIAGTLPAWSVSKESILKAIWGR from the coding sequence ATGATCAACGATATCAGAGTGGGAAGCCTCATTGCATACTGCAGTGTAAAAAGAGGGAACAAAAAAACACTGATGTTCATAGTTTTTGTTCTCTCACTCATCTTTATGAACTTAGTGTTCCTTCCATCGATGCTAGGCGGAATGACAGGTCTGTTTACTGGTATGATGCAAGACTATCCTTACGGAGATATTGTCATTGAACCAACAGGCGACAACAGCTACATCAACAACGCTGATAGCGTCTTGCAAAAAGTCAGAGCTGTGGAAGGTGTGAGAGCTGCAACAAAACGATTGGACGCAGGAGCATCTATTGAATATAAACAAAAAGTTGTAGGAGTATCAATTACAGGTTTGCTTCCTACAGAAGAGTATGATATTTCACGATACCCCTACATCATTAGCGAAGGAGATTTCCTGGGGGAGCTTTCCCGGGACGAGATCATCATCGGTGCTATGATCGCAGGTACAGGTTTTGGATCAGAGATATATGATAACCTGGGTGAAGTAAGACCAGGATCACTTGTTGACGTAACGTACAGCAATGGCGTAAAGAAAACCTATAAGGTCAAAGGCATCATGACAGGTGGACTTGAACTTGTTGATCTTAATGCTTTAGTTCACTACAAAGAGATAGAAGATGTATATGGTCTGGAAGGAAGCGAAGCTACCAGTGTAGTTGTAAGGGTTAACAAGCAAGGGACTGAAGAACAGGTTCAGGGTAAGATCAGAGACGCAGGGGTGAATGAGCAGGTCTTCACATGGTCGGATAAATCAGAGACCCTCATAAAGCAGGCAATGCAAAGCATAGGTGCTATAGATATCATGTCAAAGTTCGTGAGTTTGGTCGTAGCTGCAGCATTGATCCTTATAATCATCTATATCAACATACTTAATAGAAAAAAAGAGATCGGTATTTTAAAAGCAGTGGGAATTACTCCAAGATCAATAGTATTGTCCTATGCATTCCTTAGCACATTCTATGTTTCTTTAGGGATACTCGCAGGATTAGTTTTATACTTTTCACTTATGCTTTACTTCCAGGCAAATCCAGTAGTATTCTACGAAACCATGAAAATAAGCCCCCTGATCGATCCTATGTTGCTTATTCAAAGCATAGTAACCATGCTTACACTATCAGTGATAGCCGGGACACTTCCTGCCTGGAGTGTATCAAAAGAGAGCATACTCAAAGCCATATGGGGAAGATGA
- a CDS encoding ABC transporter ATP-binding protein — translation MIVVKDLKRYYGSGETAVKALNGVSFEIKKGEFVAIMGASGSGKTTLLRILALLDDATAGEYTIRGLKVSSLPEAERSYYRLTQVGYVFQDYALINEMSAAENVYVLSMMEGNSKKESYKTALEALEKVGLKGKQDRIPDELSGGEKQRVAIARAIAKKPNIMFADEPCANLDTNNSKQVLDVFKDLNDNYGQTIVMVTHEPWHTEYVDRVITLEDGVLVSDEMMEESGEEK, via the coding sequence ATGATCGTTGTGAAAGACCTGAAAAGATATTATGGGTCAGGGGAAACTGCTGTAAAAGCTCTCAATGGCGTTTCGTTCGAAATAAAGAAAGGGGAATTTGTAGCCATTATGGGCGCATCCGGTAGTGGCAAAACAACTCTGTTGAGGATACTGGCATTGTTGGACGATGCAACCGCCGGGGAATACACCATCCGGGGATTAAAGGTTTCCAGCCTGCCTGAAGCCGAAAGAAGCTATTACAGGCTAACTCAGGTCGGCTATGTCTTTCAGGACTATGCACTCATTAATGAGATGAGTGCTGCCGAAAATGTTTATGTGCTTTCCATGATGGAAGGAAACTCAAAAAAGGAATCCTATAAGACCGCCCTTGAAGCATTAGAAAAGGTTGGCCTAAAGGGAAAACAGGACAGGATCCCTGATGAACTGTCTGGTGGAGAAAAACAAAGAGTGGCGATCGCAAGAGCCATAGCCAAAAAGCCCAACATAATGTTTGCCGATGAACCCTGTGCAAACCTGGACACCAACAACTCAAAACAAGTACTGGATGTGTTCAAAGATCTGAATGACAATTATGGACAAACAATTGTGATGGTAACACATGAACCGTGGCATACTGAGTATGTTGACAGAGTGATCACTCTAGAAGATGGTGTTTTAGTTAGCGATGAGATGATGGAAGAAAGTGGGGAAGAGAAATGA
- a CDS encoding DNA-deoxyinosine glycosylase — translation MVSLRSKGLDQIVNEETEILITGTFPSEKSRNQKQYYADSRNQFWNLMSFVLGIDLKKIEYNNRVSILKKHKIGLWDTIESCEIGGSSDKNICNPQYNDFSHLTQIKKIVCNGGKVEETCNKHCNVLDGVQVVRVLSSSSANNGAIGRPEEWKEAINILL, via the coding sequence ATGGTGAGCTTAAGAAGTAAAGGTTTAGATCAAATCGTAAATGAAGAAACAGAAATTTTGATTACAGGAACTTTTCCTAGTGAAAAATCAAGAAATCAAAAACAATATTATGCCGATTCTCGAAACCAATTTTGGAATTTGATGAGTTTTGTTCTTGGCATTGATTTAAAAAAAATAGAATATAATAATAGAGTCAGCATTTTGAAGAAACACAAGATTGGACTATGGGATACGATAGAATCTTGTGAAATTGGTGGAAGTTCAGACAAAAATATATGCAACCCACAGTATAATGATTTTTCACATCTCACTCAGATAAAGAAAATTGTCTGCAATGGAGGAAAGGTGGAAGAAACATGTAATAAACATTGCAATGTTCTTGATGGTGTTCAGGTTGTAAGAGTCCTTTCTTCAAGTTCAGCTAATAATGGTGCAATCGGTAGACCTGAAGAATGGAAAGAAGCGATAAACATTCTACTTTAA
- a CDS encoding HD domain-containing protein gives MKEKEFLSFRDWFHRYVSSFYTDDDFIQQNVMLKEGHSVRVCDNASLITKAEKLADDDLYLAKTIALFHDIGRFEQINKYRTFRDTDSENHALLGVNILKTEEVISGLKDEEQKIILTAIRNHNVHILPSLPDRRTLLHCKIIRDADKLDIYKVLTDYFIVKADFPNPALDLGLPDSSEYSRDLLQDILNNRVASTKNVKTCNDMNLTRLSWIFDMNFIETIRLVRERDYIGKIVTALPQNYEIAEIRIYLEKYMNTILEGR, from the coding sequence ATGAAAGAAAAGGAGTTTTTGAGTTTCAGGGACTGGTTTCACCGCTACGTCAGCTCTTTCTATACAGATGACGATTTTATCCAGCAAAACGTCATGCTTAAGGAAGGACATAGTGTCAGGGTATGTGATAATGCCTCTCTCATCACAAAAGCTGAAAAACTGGCTGATGATGACTTATATCTTGCAAAGACCATTGCTCTTTTTCACGACATTGGTCGTTTTGAACAAATTAATAAGTATAGGACCTTCAGGGACACGGACTCGGAAAACCATGCTCTTCTGGGAGTAAATATCTTAAAAACAGAAGAAGTAATTTCAGGTCTTAAAGATGAAGAACAGAAAATAATCCTTACAGCAATCAGAAACCACAATGTGCACATTTTGCCGTCCCTTCCTGACAGAAGAACTCTCCTTCACTGCAAAATCATAAGGGATGCAGATAAACTGGATATCTATAAGGTTCTAACAGATTATTTTATCGTAAAAGCAGACTTTCCAAACCCGGCACTGGATCTGGGACTGCCTGATTCATCAGAATATTCCCGTGATCTTTTACAGGATATATTGAATAATCGGGTTGCAAGTACAAAAAATGTTAAAACCTGCAATGATATGAACCTTACCCGGCTGTCGTGGATCTTTGATATGAATTTTATTGAGACCATAAGGCTTGTCCGGGAAAGGGATTATATCGGGAAGATAGTGACTGCTTTGCCACAAAACTATGAAATTGCCGAGATCCGTATTTATCTGGAAAAGTATATGAATACGATTCTGGAAGGAAGGTAA